ttcctgaatatGTCAGAAACAAAACTATGACTCAGAACTTAGAAGCAGGGTTAAtttcctacccccaccccagtcccggCCCAGATGTTTTCAGGTTTTTAACCCCTTCTCAGCTCCCTTCCCCCTGAAATGATTATACAGTTTAATGTTCTTCCAGCTATGTAAGCCTTGGGTCCTCATCTAGGTCCTAAACTATGAGGAGCAGAATCTTTACTTCTGTGTCGCCACGGCACCAGCTGCCCACGTACAGCgtacacacaaatattttttgcTGAGAAAGTCCATCAGCTCCTGCAACTGTTTTCCCCTTAGCTGAAATTCTCATCAAAGGGGGAGCAATATAGCAGAAAATGGttctggaaaaaaatcagaataaattctCTGTTTAATATGAAATATCGCCCAAATATCCTGAAATTTAATACTCTAGCtgctatttaaaactttttcaattATTTGGCTAAAAAACTACAGCATTTCTCAACATGACCCCTCTGCCAGGCTAGAGTTTCCACAATCTGCTCATTGCTAACCGCAGGCAGTTCTCACACATGGTCCAGAGTTTAACAAGTAGTATGCTTCTGTGGCGATGTACTTACACATTGGTTTTAAATTTatgtggtgggggcagggggtttTTGGCTCGAATTTCTAGCACTTTCATGTAATGAGGCTTCCTCTGTGGCTCGCTCTGAAGGCCAGTCAAGTTCTCAGTACTCGTGTTTTCTTCTGAGCGGTGTTCACTTGAGTCTGCAATCGTGATCCTTTGTAATCTATCAATAAACTGGTTGTCAGAGCTGCTAGAACTATCCTCCGCTTGACCAGCAACACGATGCTGAGGGAGAGGCGCACGCGCTTCAGCTGGGGAAGGTGCGGTAGCTCTGCTGCCCGAAGCTGGGCACTTGCTCACCGTGAACTCAACCTCGGGGGCGTCTGCATTGCCTCTGCGGGGAGGATGGACAGGTTCCTTCTGTTGTGAGGTTGTCTGAGATGGCGTGACGTTAGCTACAGAGGAACAGCCAGGAACTAGTGATGAAGTATCAAGTATCTGGTCAGAGTTCTGGGCCTTTTCTGTGTCCACATCAACAAATGCAACTGCCTTCTGCCTCTGTTTACAGTCTAAACTAACGGGATGCAAGAGTCCACTTCTTCCTTGAATTTCTTCACGCTCTGTAATGGCAGCTTTCAGTTTGGCAACAGAGTCTAAGATCTTTTTACCTTTGTCGGGCAATTTGCAAATGAATTTTCtggcaaaaggaaaagaacatgCATACATAAGAGAGAGCCATGttttttaacttgagatatcAAGACAAAGCATTATTCTCAAAGGGAGAGGAACCAGTCAAAAATGTGATTTCCAAGTAccccaaaagagaaataaaacaacagaatCATTATCCAAATACCCCTCAAAAAACAAGGGGCTGCAGGAAAAATAGGGAATAGGCCTCATCTGTCTCATCTAATTAGAATTTCAACAAAAGTATTTTAAGCATATATGACATTCCAAAAATCAgcagttttaaattaaaagtgtGATCTCAAAGACTTTCCTGGGGAGGGTTAATGGAGGGATCTgcaaggtcaaaactatttttataacaaaactaagacattatttgccatttctcattttcttacagGAGTACAGAGAAGTTTTCCAGAAGCCACACGTTATATAACAACATCACTGCTCTGATGGCTAACAGAAAGTATGTGCTTGGGtaatcttttgttttaaagattctCACTTGTAATTCCTAAGACAATGATAAACATCAGTAGATAAAACACACATAAGACAAGAGCTCTTTGGGATGCTCAATTAAATCTTAAGAGTAAAAGAGTCCTGAGACCAAAAGTTAACTAACGCCTACAGGTCAAAAACCCATTCTCACAAAGGCAAAACAGCTGGCTCTACTAGGAAGCCCCCAAATGATGATTTGTCCTTTTGTCTGAGTGATAGAAGttccttttctgattttcttttaacTACACAATAAATAGGGAAGGTTCCATCTCaggctttctattctttctgacACTACAATCATTTCCCCAATTTCAACTATTACTCTCCCTCTCCAACTGAGATGCCTGTATATTCCCAGCCTTCTCTCTTGAGCCTCGGGATCACTTCTCCAGCTTTTAACTAGATAATAATTAACTCTCCCATCAAATCAGTTCGCCTAAGTGAAGTCAATCTGGGACctattcccctcccccagccttccTATTTTTATTAGTGGTGCTCCACGCGGTCTAGAAACTTCAGCCGTCTCTCAACTACATGTTCAAATTAGTCCACACCTGATGCAGTTTTCCCAATCCCACAACCACCCTTctagttcactttttaaaaatccccttGTTGGGAACCTCTCTGAAAATATCCTCCTACCGTCTTCTGCCTCTTTTCCCTTCCAACTATCCTGCACCAACCTGCTAAAATAAGCTTcctaaaaaatcattttcattataTCGATCCCCCGGTAAAATCCGTGAAGTCCACCAGCTGAGTGTGAGTCAAACTTTCTTTGCCTAATAAACCCCTCTTTTATCCCACTCTTCCCATGTCCTAGGTTTCTGTAAAAATAGGgtctagaaatgaaattgacaaGATGTTTGGGGCACgactgcgggggtgggggggacaaaAGAATTTGGGATACAGATCTTCCCTTCAGAGAACCGACACAGGAGCTGAATAAGTAAAACCACGAGGAGTTTGATTAGCTGAAATGCTCCGCAGCTGCTCAGCACGGAAGCCATCCCGCAGGTGGTCGGTGCCCGGCCGGAAGGGGTCGGCTCTGCGGCTACAGGCCGGCCACTCGCCCGCGCGCCTGGAGCGGACCCGCCTGAAGCAAGGTCACCTTCCAGGTAAGAGAACGgggttgggggtgaggtgggggatggggtaaggtgggaggggaagaagggaggacgCGTCCCGGGGAGCCCGAACCCAAGGAGACAGGCGGTGACTCGCGGGACCCACGCTTACACGTTGCGCAAAAGTCTCTCCTGGCGCCTCAACATCTCCCGCAGCTCCGCCAAACTCCGCTGCCCCAAGTCCTCGGGAGCTTGGGGCTCGAAGCCGCGGGGCAGCGAGGACATTCTGCGGGGGCTGAGGCTGGCGAGGCGGCGGGCACTCGGCGTCCTCGGCAGCCCCCGCTGCTGGCGCCGGATCCGCGGCCGGCGGGGCCTCCGGGGCACGAGCGGGAGCCGCCATTTTCCCGGAAGAACAGGTCTTCTTCTAGCCGAATCGAGCTTTATTGAAACGCCGGAAACAAACGCAGACAGGGATGAGGAAGGGACCAGAGGGGCGGGAGGGGACGCGAGGTTCGGGGTGACGTCACGTGCCAGCCGGGCGCGCTCGCGAGCTGTCTTTTTTCTGTGCATCCGCTCTTCACGTGTTTGTTCAGAAAGTAGTGAGTGTCCCGGCCCCTGCCCTGAAGGAGCCTACCGAGGAAAACAGTGTAATTTTAAGATGGATGTGGGCTACAGGGAAGGTATCTCTGAGAAGTGAAATGTAAGTGGAAACCTGAGTGATGAGTTACCCAGTGGTGAGACTAGGGGAATGTGCCGGTCGGGGCACGGGAAGCGCCGGCCTATGGCGTGGCCCGCCCAGTCCAAGGCTTAGAAGCCCTCAAATGTTGGAAGGATCCTCAGTGACCATCAGCGTTTCGTAATGGGCTTTATGGCAATGGGAGCAGGGCTTTTCTTCATTTGCGGCACTCCCTCAGGCACTGCAAGACATTTGGTGTTTGGCTTCAGTCCAGTAGTAGCTTTGGCATTCCCGAGTCCTCATTAACAATCCAAGCGCACCCCCACCCAACACACACGCTTCCAAAGACTCACAAGGGGTGATGGAGGTGGGAGGTGCTGTACAAGCCAGTTGAGAACCTCTTCCTCAATTCCCTATTTTGCTTACAGAAAAACGGAGGCACAAAAGCTGAGGCAAGTTTTCCCAGGGCACAAAACTAGTAAGTGACAGCACTACATTTTAAACTCAGATGTCCAGCTGCTCTTTCTACCACACCAATTTGAAAATCCCCTTCTTCCAAATTGTTAGAAAGTTTTTTAGGCTGTTGGGGAAAGCAGTGTAGTAAGCATCACACCTAACCCTTACCTTTTCTTTATAGTTCAGCCTGGAGAGCTGTGTCCCAGAGGAAATAGTAGGAAGCATGCTGGAGTCACAATAGACATCAATTGGGAGATTTAAAAGACCCCATAAACTCCAACATCAGAAACCCCTCTTCTTTGATACGgaaaatttgcattttctgaatCCTATGTAAGGTGCTATAATAAACAAGAGGCAGTTCTGTCCCAATTAGACAGAATCTCTAGATAAAATCTGAAGCTACTTTAGGGAGCATAGTTGCAGCTATGTCTGTATCGTTGCAATCTAGTCCATTCTGATCAGATTAATTAATGTATCAAAATTCTCAAATAAGCTCTGCTTTGAAGCCCAAGGATTTCAGTAACCTGCTCCAGCCCTAGCTAAATGAGAAATACTTGAGTAAAGCCCTTGTCAGGTAGCCGTTCCCTGGCAAGCTCCCCTGAAGCCTTCCTCTGACCACAGCTGAAGGCCTTTATTTCCCCCACAGTACTGAACCCCTTTTTCTGATCCTGGGCCACAGGTGCCCTCAAAGTGATGCAGGAGAGAGGATAGCCgtatcccaggtctcagttgagtccctgggacgcgTCCCgtcaagtgtgggtccttggcttcatgcaggaaagaattcaagagcgagccccagttgagtaaaggtagatttatttgttcaaaaagatacatactccatagacagagtgcaggcattttcagaaggcaagagaaaggccatgaggtgtaggggttgggtaCTCAGTAGATATACTCCATAGACAAGCGGACCATTTTGGAAGGCAGGGGAGCAAGAGGCCGAGAGGCACattgttgctagtttttatgggctcagtagcttcatgttgctaacaagtgggaggattattccaccTACTTTGGGGGAAGGGCCTAGGATTctcaggaattgggccactgcccactttttgaccttttatggttagcctctggactgtcatggcacctgtggttgtgtcatttaccatgttcatatattacaatgagtgtataatgaagctcaaggtctcctagaagtcaaatctcctgccattttgggcctcaaggcctgttgggagttgaattttaCGCCACattggtgttaactgctgtgttGTTTCTTGAATGGTTTGCCttgtccccttccttcctgtctcaaaagcAAGGACGCTTTTCTCTCAAGCCTCAGAATTTTGCCCCCCACTGCCCCgcctgctgttttgcttttgtggAAGGCTGTCCCTTTTTCCCCAGCCCATTATAAACCTTAGCTCAGGTCTCACCTCCTCCCTGAGCCTTCTTAGATTATTCCAACCCAAATTGCTCTTTGAGCATAATAACTATAGTGCTTAGAACCCGTAATGCTTCTCCAGTTGTGTTGTGCATGGTGATTTCGTTTCGAACAAAATTGTAAAGTCTGAATTCTGTCGAGGAGCTATATTTGTACTTCTGTCTCCCCTAATGCATATAGCAGGTACTAACTGATGGAATCTCTCTCAGATTTTTTCTCTTCACCTTGCCCCCATATTCCTCTTCCTCTTAATGAAATGTCCCTTTTATGTATACAAATCTTAAGCTTTTAATATAAACATTAACCATAATTACTGTGAAGATATTTTCAGTGGTATGGGATAGAATCTTTTACACAACAGAGCTTAGGACTTCAAGTTGTCATAATGCAAATCTGAATTCTGAACAACCAATGCACCAACTGTCTAGTTTTCTAGTCTGTAACCAAGAGGATTAGCCAGTAAAGAAATTtagtcaaacattattctagcTGTTTCTGTGGAGGTGTTTTTTTTAAGCTGAGGTTAACATTCAAGTCAGTGGACTTcgagtaaagcagactgcctcCATattgtgggtgggcctcatccaatcagttgaagccCTTAGGAGAACAAGGATTGACCTCACCTGAGCTAGAAGGAATTGGGCCAGCAGACGGCCTTCAGACTTCAACTGCAATTTCCTGGGTCTCTAATCTGCTGGCCTACCTGGCAGTGataatcatgtgagccagtttcttaaaatgaatCTCTCTCTGATAGTGGCTGATGTGATTATCTATCTACAAACACACACGTGGGTGCACACtattggatctgtttctctggagaaccctggctaATACAGAGCTCAATAGCAATTAGTCTGTTAGGAAAAAATCAAGGCTTGATTGATGGCTGGCCTTCAGGATGAGAGAGCTGACTTAGGAAAGGGGAGGCTAGCTTGTGCTGTGTCCCAGCTAGGTGCTGAGCACATGGAGAAGAGATGGAAACCAAGAGTCATAAACAATCATGAAAcaagttctgttttctttgggggggggtgtgCATTTAAGCATCCATGtggaaatgtgaaaacaaatatatgtatgtatatgcaagacagggacattgtgctatacaccagaaattgacccattgtaattgactatacttcaataatttaaaaaagagaacatgatttaaaaaaacagggttttaaaaaaaagcatctgTGTGGAAATGGAACATGCTGGATCAAATCCGTAGCAGCCATAGCTAATGAGAAATGAATGATGGTAAACCTGAGGCGTATCAACACTGATGGCTGACACCTGTGTGCCATTCACCAGCCCTCCTTCCGGTCAGTGCGTTCTCGGGTAGGTGGAGCAGTGGGGACTAGCCTCActacagagggagagaggagtgcTGAGACCTCCTGACCCCTCCGTCCATGTGCGGCTCTGTCTGTTCCTCAGCGGAGAACTTCACAAGTGACTGCCAGGAGCCTGGTGAGTTAGGGAAGAGAAGCTAAGGGAGGGAGTTGGAATTGGGgatgagaaaaaaggagagagaaaggaactggTAAAGAGGGAGACAAACAAGCTGAAGGGGCAGTAAAAAGGATACCATTTCTCTGCATAGACATCAGAAACAAAGTTGGACAGGAAGCTTTCTGCTCAGGAATTCACCGATAAATTCAttccccttccagctctaaagTTCTTTACTTCGACAAAAGGTTACATCTCTCCTCTTTGTATTTCACTGTGATCCCGCTGCAACAAAAGGTTTTCCTCAGCTACTCAGGGGGTGAGGCTGTAAAGTGCATGCACTCCACGCTATAAGTAAGTTCTTGCATTAGTTATCCAAACTGTTTGAAACGAGGAACCAAATTTTCAGCTCATATCTCCCTCTTTATCAGCAAATAGTAATTTAAAGCCATTTACCAGGGCCATGGGTCCCTAGTGGCAGACTTTGGGCTATTAAAATTAATCCTGACAGAAGATCCTTGCTGCTTTCTCCAAGCACATGCAGGCTGTTGGTTTATGAGCAGGATGAACAGACGGCCCTTCCCAGAGGGCTTGAGGGAGGAAGCATGTTAAAATGGCTGCCTGCATCTTTGTTTGCTCAGCTGCTTGGAAAAACTAAAACTGAGGGAAGTAGGATTAATCAAGGGGGCAGTtgcccacaggaaaaaaaaaaaaataggacaacTCTGGTGAGAAAATCCCAACCAAATAAGGTTCAAGTTGAAgggaaaataattcttttcttgTCAGACTTTCACATGGCTGAGTGTTGTTTGTTGACAGATTTCCCATTTCAGGACACCACAGTGTTTTGTGAGTTTTTTGATTAGTGTAGGAAGAGataattcaggggaaaaaaattaaatgtttgatGCTCTAAAGTTCCaggtgattttactttttaattagcAAATTTAATGAAGGTTACTGGTTAGATAGGTGACTTATTGGGATTGAATAGCAACTTTCTATGATTTCTCAAATGAATAAACTcacaaaccagaaaaaaaaagtcattgaaagATCACATGTACTGATACTTGGTGCAGAGTGTACAGACATTGTAGCTGAGGCCCCTCTACTACAATTAGGAGATAGAATCTTGAACAAGATTTAAAGTATCTTCCCCTctgctgacttatttcacttttttttgaaGCATTGGCTGAACTTTATTCCATAAGACAGTTACTAG
This DNA window, taken from Camelus dromedarius isolate mCamDro1 chromosome 5, mCamDro1.pat, whole genome shotgun sequence, encodes the following:
- the POLR2M gene encoding protein GRINL1A, encoding MSSLPRGFEPQAPEDLGQRSLAELREMLRRQERLLRNVKFICKLPDKGKKILDSVAKLKAAITEREEIQGRSGLLHPVSLDCKQRQKAVAFVDVDTEKAQNSDQILDTSSLVPGCSSVANVTPSQTTSQQKEPVHPPRRGNADAPEVEFTVSKCPASGSRATAPSPAEARAPLPQHRVAGQAEDSSSSSDNQFIDRLQRITIADSSEHRSEENTSTENLTGLQSEPQRKPHYMKVLEIRAKNPLPPPHKFKTNVLPSQQHDWSSHCQRRGSPVCSEERRLRDRKHLDDITAARLLPLHHLPAQLLSIEESLALQKQQKQSYEEMQAKLAAQKLAERLNIKMQSYNPEGESSRKYREVRDEGDDQSSDDEF